One window of the Paraburkholderia sp. PGU19 genome contains the following:
- a CDS encoding penicillin-binding protein 2, translating into MKKSSNKNKSVAFSANPILSVRLPMWRSKLVVFLLFMAFVALTARAFWIQGPGNGFYQKQGESRYQRRLELPATRGKILDRNGLVLATSLPVRAIWAIPESVPDDLGADKLADLAKLLDMTQPELRKKLSEDKTFVYVKRQVPVEVAAKVEALNIPGIYQRNEYKRFYPEGEITAHLIGFTNVEDEGQEGVELGDQKLLAGMSGSRRVIKDRLGHIVEDVDEQVVPHNGQDVDLSIDSKIQYIAYTNLKAAVQKFKAKAGAAMVIDVQTGEVLALVNYPTYNPNDRSHLTGEQLRNRILTDTFEPGSIMKPFTVSLALDLHRVTPTTLVDTGGGRFVLDGAPITDDSGFGVLTVGGVIQKSSNIGATKIAMQLRPEEMWNMYTGIGLGQAPKVGFPGAAAGRLRPWKSWRRIEQATMSYGYGLSVSLFQLGRAYTAIANDGRILPVSIFRTPKDQPATGTQVFAPTTAREVRAMLETVVSPGGTSPDAAVPGYRVGGKSGTAYKHVGRGYDHSKYRASFVGMAPMPNPRIVVAVSVDEPTAGSHFGGQVSGPVFSSIVGDTLRSLNVPPDQPVKQMVVSDEMNPAKPAAASQPAANGANGAKKLSTHAAPKKLQISDSTKNRPGVVR; encoded by the coding sequence ATGAAGAAATCGTCGAACAAGAACAAGAGTGTCGCGTTCTCGGCGAATCCGATTCTCTCGGTGCGCCTGCCGATGTGGCGCTCGAAGCTCGTCGTGTTCCTGCTGTTCATGGCGTTCGTCGCGCTGACGGCGCGCGCGTTCTGGATTCAGGGCCCGGGCAACGGCTTCTATCAGAAGCAGGGTGAAAGCCGCTATCAGCGCCGCCTGGAGTTGCCGGCCACGCGCGGCAAGATTCTCGACCGTAACGGCCTCGTGCTCGCAACGAGCTTGCCCGTGCGCGCCATCTGGGCGATCCCCGAGTCGGTGCCCGACGACCTCGGCGCGGACAAGCTCGCCGATCTCGCCAAGCTGCTCGACATGACGCAGCCGGAGCTGCGCAAGAAGCTGTCGGAAGACAAGACGTTCGTCTATGTGAAGCGTCAGGTGCCCGTCGAAGTGGCCGCGAAAGTGGAAGCGCTGAACATCCCCGGCATCTATCAGCGCAACGAGTACAAGCGCTTTTATCCGGAAGGCGAAATCACGGCTCACCTGATCGGCTTTACGAACGTCGAGGACGAAGGCCAGGAAGGCGTCGAACTCGGCGACCAGAAGCTGCTCGCCGGTATGTCGGGCAGCCGCCGTGTGATCAAGGACCGACTCGGCCACATCGTCGAAGACGTGGACGAGCAGGTCGTGCCGCACAACGGTCAGGACGTCGATCTGTCGATCGACAGCAAGATCCAGTACATCGCGTACACGAACCTGAAAGCGGCCGTGCAGAAGTTCAAGGCCAAAGCGGGCGCCGCGATGGTGATCGACGTGCAAACGGGCGAAGTGCTCGCGCTCGTCAATTATCCGACCTATAACCCGAACGACCGCTCGCATCTGACGGGCGAGCAACTGCGCAACCGCATCCTGACCGACACGTTCGAGCCGGGCTCGATCATGAAGCCGTTCACGGTGTCGCTCGCGCTCGATCTGCACCGCGTTACGCCGACTACACTGGTGGATACGGGTGGCGGCCGTTTCGTACTGGACGGCGCACCCATCACCGACGACTCCGGCTTCGGCGTGCTGACGGTGGGCGGGGTGATCCAGAAGTCGAGCAACATCGGCGCGACCAAGATCGCGATGCAGCTCAGGCCCGAAGAGATGTGGAACATGTACACGGGCATTGGTCTCGGCCAGGCGCCGAAGGTCGGTTTCCCGGGCGCGGCGGCGGGCCGTCTGCGCCCCTGGAAGAGCTGGCGCCGCATCGAGCAGGCGACGATGTCGTACGGCTACGGTCTTTCCGTGTCGCTGTTCCAGCTGGGTCGCGCCTACACGGCCATCGCGAACGACGGCCGGATCCTTCCCGTGTCGATTTTCCGCACACCGAAAGACCAGCCGGCCACTGGCACGCAAGTCTTCGCACCGACTACCGCGCGCGAAGTCCGCGCGATGCTCGAAACGGTCGTCTCGCCTGGCGGCACGTCGCCAGACGCGGCCGTGCCCGGCTATCGCGTCGGCGGCAAGTCGGGTACGGCATACAAGCACGTGGGCCGTGGCTATGACCACAGCAAGTACCGCGCGTCGTTCGTCGGCATGGCGCCGATGCCGAATCCGCGCATCGTGGTGGCCGTGTCCGTCGACGAACCGACTGCAGGCAGCCACTTCGGCGGCCAGGTGTCGGGCCCGGTGTTCTCGTCGATCGTCGGCGACACGCTGCGCTCGCTGAACGTGCCGCCCGATCAGCCCGTCAAGCAGATGGTCGTGTCCGACGAAATGAATCCCGCGAAGCCCGCTGCCGCATCGCAGCCGGCCGCCAATGGTGCGAACGGCGCAAAGAAACTTTCGACGCATGCCGCACCGAAGAAGCTGCAGATTTCAGACAGTACGAAGAACCGCCCCGGAGTCGTTAGATGA
- the ftsL gene encoding cell division protein FtsL, with translation MNRLNIFLLIVVMGCALSVVNATNQQRQFFIQLQRAQSQERQLQQDYSQLQYQQSALSKTSRIEQIATDSLKMQGATTGRTQYLTLDSGSATAEDAPIPTSAPTPASATKARRGTR, from the coding sequence ATGAACCGCCTCAATATCTTCCTGCTGATCGTCGTGATGGGTTGTGCGCTTTCCGTCGTCAACGCGACCAATCAGCAGCGTCAGTTCTTTATCCAGTTGCAGCGCGCCCAATCGCAGGAGCGTCAGCTGCAGCAGGACTATTCGCAGCTTCAATATCAGCAGAGCGCGTTGTCGAAGACCTCGCGCATCGAGCAGATCGCGACTGATTCTCTGAAGATGCAGGGCGCGACCACGGGACGCACGCAATATCTGACGCTCGACTCCGGCTCCGCTACGGCCGAAGACGCGCCCATTCCGACTTCGGCGCCGACTCCGGCATCTGCCACGAAAGCTCGTCGAGGCACGCGATGA
- the rsmH gene encoding 16S rRNA (cytosine(1402)-N(4))-methyltransferase RsmH, producing the protein MAPAMSNELQHRTVLLEEAVNALVTRADGIYIDGTFGRGGHSRAVLAKLGESGRLIGFDKDPLAIATAQQIADPRFEIVHESFASLRDAMSERGVGRVSGVLLDLGVSSPQFDDPERGFSFRADGPLDMRMDPTRGESAADWLARATVQEMTEVIRDYGEERFAFQIAKALAARRAESDRLGPLVSTGELAQIVANVVKTREKGKDPATRTFQAIRIHINQELAELQVVLEAALSLLEQGGRLVVISFHSLEDRIVKRFMQAHSNAPAVDRRLPIRAVDLPSPPLKLIGRVFASDAEVAANPRARSAVMRVAERIAP; encoded by the coding sequence ATGGCGCCTGCGATGAGTAACGAATTGCAGCATCGCACGGTGCTGCTCGAAGAAGCGGTGAATGCGCTCGTCACGCGCGCGGACGGTATCTATATAGATGGCACGTTCGGGCGCGGCGGCCATAGCCGCGCGGTGCTGGCAAAGCTGGGCGAATCGGGGCGTCTGATCGGATTCGACAAGGACCCGCTCGCCATTGCCACCGCGCAGCAGATCGCCGATCCGCGCTTCGAGATCGTGCATGAAAGTTTCGCATCACTGCGCGACGCGATGAGCGAGCGCGGGGTAGGGCGTGTGTCGGGGGTGTTGCTGGATCTGGGCGTGTCGTCGCCGCAGTTCGACGACCCGGAGCGGGGTTTCAGTTTCCGCGCCGACGGCCCGCTCGACATGCGGATGGACCCGACGCGCGGCGAGTCCGCCGCGGATTGGCTGGCGCGGGCCACGGTGCAGGAAATGACGGAGGTGATACGGGATTATGGGGAAGAACGGTTTGCTTTTCAGATTGCAAAGGCGCTTGCTGCTCGCCGGGCAGAGTCCGACCGTCTTGGGCCTCTCGTCAGCACGGGCGAGCTTGCCCAAATCGTGGCTAACGTCGTCAAAACCCGTGAGAAGGGTAAGGACCCGGCAACCCGCACCTTTCAAGCTATACGGATTCACATCAATCAAGAGCTTGCGGAGCTGCAAGTCGTACTAGAAGCAGCATTGTCGTTGCTGGAGCAAGGGGGGCGGCTGGTCGTGATCAGCTTTCATTCGCTCGAAGACCGGATCGTCAAGCGGTTCATGCAGGCGCACTCGAATGCGCCTGCTGTCGATCGCCGTCTGCCGATCCGCGCTGTCGACCTGCCGAGCCCGCCGCTCAAACTGATTGGCCGCGTATTCGCGAGCGACGCCGAAGTCGCCGCAAACCCGCGCGCCCGTTCCGCCGTGATGCGTGTCGCGGAGCGGATCGCGCCATGA
- the mraZ gene encoding division/cell wall cluster transcriptional repressor MraZ: protein MFQGASALTLDAKGRMSVPSRYRDALQGQAEGRVTITRHPDGCLLLFPRPEWEVFRAKIVALPMEAKWFQRIFLGSAADVDLDTAGRVLIAPELRQAAKLEKEVMLLGMGSRFEIWDKETYDAQEQAAMSQGMPESLKNFTF, encoded by the coding sequence GTGTTCCAAGGGGCGTCAGCGCTGACACTCGATGCGAAGGGGCGGATGTCCGTCCCGTCTCGCTATCGTGATGCGCTGCAAGGACAGGCAGAAGGCCGAGTGACCATCACGCGTCACCCGGACGGCTGCCTGTTGCTATTTCCGCGCCCCGAGTGGGAAGTCTTTCGCGCCAAGATCGTCGCGCTGCCGATGGAAGCCAAATGGTTTCAGCGGATTTTTCTCGGCAGTGCTGCGGATGTCGATCTGGACACGGCTGGCCGCGTGCTGATCGCGCCCGAGCTGCGCCAGGCGGCAAAGCTGGAAAAAGAAGTGATGTTGCTGGGAATGGGAAGCCGGTTCGAGATCTGGGACAAGGAAACCTACGACGCGCAGGAACAGGCGGCCATGTCGCAGGGCATGCCCGAGTCTCTGAAGAACTTCACATTCTGA
- the coq7 gene encoding 2-polyprenyl-3-methyl-6-methoxy-1,4-benzoquinone monooxygenase: MLLDELINEFDRGLRSMTGVSRMSRPLPVPPASTEPVELTDEERAHAAGLMRVNHVGEVCAQALYQAQKLATGSPALKQAFEHAAREEEDHLAWTYKRLEALNSRPSLLNPLWYAGALAIGLAAGRLGDRVSLGFMAETERQVELHLDGHLTTLPEGDHESRAIVEQMRIDEAAHGKAATDAGGVELPFPARALMRAASKIMTRTAYHV, translated from the coding sequence ATGCTGCTTGATGAATTGATTAATGAGTTCGATCGGGGTTTACGCTCAATGACCGGGGTGTCGCGCATGTCGCGTCCTCTACCCGTTCCGCCCGCGTCGACGGAGCCAGTCGAGCTGACTGACGAGGAGCGCGCGCACGCGGCGGGATTGATGCGCGTGAATCACGTCGGCGAGGTGTGCGCGCAGGCGCTGTATCAGGCGCAAAAGCTGGCGACGGGCTCGCCGGCGCTCAAGCAGGCCTTCGAGCATGCCGCACGCGAAGAGGAAGATCACCTGGCGTGGACGTACAAGCGCCTCGAAGCGCTCAATTCGCGTCCAAGCCTGCTCAATCCGCTCTGGTATGCTGGCGCCCTCGCGATCGGTCTTGCAGCCGGGCGCCTTGGTGATCGCGTGAGCCTCGGCTTCATGGCGGAGACGGAGCGGCAGGTCGAACTGCATCTGGACGGCCATCTGACCACGCTGCCTGAAGGCGATCACGAGTCGCGCGCGATCGTCGAACAGATGCGCATCGATGAAGCCGCGCACGGCAAGGCTGCAACGGATGCGGGCGGCGTCGAGTTGCCGTTCCCGGCACGCGCGCTGATGCGGGCCGCGTCGAAGATCATGACCCGCACGGCGTATCACGTGTAA
- a CDS encoding porin translates to MKKSLLALAAMGAFAGVAHAQSSVTLYGIIDEGFNYTNHVQTAAGAGRTNQSLYNLSSGVLQGSRWGLRGTEDLGGGLKAVFVLESGFDVNSGKSGQGGALFGRQAYVGLSSQFGTVTMGRQYDSVVDYVGPLEAGDQWGGYIAAHPDDLDNFNNANRVNNAIKFTSANYAGLTFGGMYSLGGVAGATGRNQIWSLGAGYNNGPLVLGAGYLNVRDPNTSFWGNVPSSGANPTNNIGKVTGVQGNPVISGFATANSYQVGGAGGAYTFGAATVGVTYSFIQFGNLGSENVTAPAYRGSATFNNGEINFKYQLTPALVLGAAYDYTRLASFNGHGGAHYNQGALGADYFLSKRTDVYLIGVYQRAAGTDSTGQQAVASINGLTPSNSNNQFTARVGIRHKF, encoded by the coding sequence ATGAAAAAGTCGCTTCTCGCTCTTGCAGCAATGGGCGCATTTGCCGGCGTCGCACATGCTCAGAGCAGCGTGACGTTGTACGGCATTATTGACGAAGGTTTTAACTACACGAACCACGTGCAGACGGCAGCTGGCGCTGGCCGCACGAACCAGAGCCTGTACAACCTGTCGAGCGGCGTTCTGCAAGGCAGCCGTTGGGGCCTGCGCGGTACTGAGGACCTTGGCGGTGGCCTGAAAGCGGTCTTCGTGCTGGAAAGCGGCTTTGACGTGAACTCCGGCAAGTCTGGTCAGGGCGGCGCGCTGTTCGGCCGTCAGGCTTATGTTGGTCTGTCGAGCCAGTTCGGTACGGTTACGATGGGTCGCCAGTATGACTCCGTGGTCGACTACGTCGGTCCGCTGGAAGCCGGCGACCAGTGGGGCGGCTACATCGCGGCTCACCCGGACGATCTGGACAACTTCAACAACGCAAACCGCGTGAACAACGCAATCAAGTTCACGAGCGCGAACTACGCCGGCCTGACGTTCGGCGGCATGTATAGCCTCGGCGGCGTTGCAGGCGCGACGGGCCGCAACCAGATCTGGTCGTTGGGCGCTGGCTACAACAACGGCCCGCTGGTCTTGGGTGCTGGCTACTTGAACGTCCGCGATCCGAATACCTCGTTCTGGGGCAACGTGCCGAGCAGCGGCGCGAACCCGACGAACAACATCGGCAAGGTTACGGGCGTCCAGGGTAACCCGGTCATCTCGGGTTTCGCTACGGCCAACTCGTACCAGGTCGGCGGCGCAGGTGGTGCATACACGTTCGGCGCTGCAACGGTCGGTGTGACGTATTCGTTCATCCAGTTCGGCAACCTCGGCTCGGAAAACGTCACGGCTCCGGCTTACCGCGGCTCGGCAACGTTCAACAACGGCGAAATCAACTTCAAGTATCAGTTGACGCCGGCTCTCGTTCTGGGCGCAGCATATGATTACACGCGCCTCGCTTCGTTCAACGGTCATGGCGGCGCGCACTACAACCAGGGCGCACTCGGCGCAGACTACTTCTTGTCGAAGCGCACGGACGTCTACCTGATCGGCGTGTACCAACGCGCTGCGGGTACGGACTCGACGGGCCAGCAAGCAGTTGCTTCGATCAACGGTCTGACGCCGTCGAACTCGAACAACCAGTTCACGGCTCGCGTCGGTATCCGTCACAAGTTCTAA
- a CDS encoding long-chain fatty acid--CoA ligase: MEKVWLKSYPPGVPKEIDPTQYESVTAMLEESFREFRAKPAFACMGKQITYGELDSLSTCLAGWLQSKGIARGARIAIMMPNVLQYPVALAAILRAGYVVVNVNPLYTPRELEHQLKDSGAEAIILLENFAVTLQAIVRNTSIKHIVVAAMGDLMGAKGLIVNFVVRRVKKMVPAWNLPGHVSFNDAISAGARSKFTPVKQSPDDVAFLQYTGGTTGVAKGATLLHRNLVANVLQSHVWVEPARKKRGDIDQFVTVVALPLYHVFALTVCGLLTIRTGGLGVLIPNPRDIAGMIKSLHGYKITTFPAVNTLYNAMLNHPDFAKLDFSNLLVANAGGMAVQEAVANRWYERTHAPIVEGYGLSETSPCVTCNPTTVTEYSGTIGLPLPSTEISIRDDDGNELPPGQAGELCIRGPQVMAGYWNRPDETAKVMTSDGFFRSGDIATVNDDGFVKIVDRKKDMILVSGFNVYPNEIEDVVAKHPGVFEVAAVGVPDEHSGEAVKLYIVKKDDAITDADIFAYCKTQLTGYKRPRMIEFRKELPKSNVGKILRRELRDGRA; the protein is encoded by the coding sequence ATGGAAAAAGTCTGGCTGAAGTCGTATCCGCCCGGCGTGCCAAAAGAGATCGATCCGACGCAATACGAGTCGGTCACCGCGATGCTGGAGGAGAGCTTTCGCGAATTTCGCGCGAAGCCGGCCTTCGCCTGCATGGGCAAGCAGATCACGTACGGCGAACTCGACAGCCTGTCGACGTGCCTTGCCGGCTGGCTCCAGTCGAAGGGCATCGCGCGCGGCGCGCGCATTGCCATCATGATGCCCAACGTCCTGCAGTACCCGGTCGCGCTCGCGGCGATCCTGCGCGCGGGTTACGTCGTCGTGAACGTGAACCCGCTGTACACGCCGCGCGAGCTCGAGCATCAGCTGAAAGACAGCGGCGCGGAAGCGATCATCCTGCTCGAGAATTTCGCGGTCACGTTGCAGGCGATCGTACGCAATACGTCGATCAAACATATCGTCGTCGCGGCGATGGGCGATCTGATGGGCGCGAAGGGCCTGATCGTCAATTTCGTCGTACGTCGCGTGAAGAAGATGGTGCCCGCGTGGAATCTGCCGGGCCACGTCAGCTTCAACGATGCCATTTCCGCAGGCGCGCGCAGCAAGTTCACGCCCGTGAAGCAGAGTCCTGACGACGTCGCGTTTCTTCAGTACACAGGCGGCACGACGGGCGTCGCGAAGGGCGCAACGCTCCTGCACCGCAATCTGGTCGCGAATGTGCTGCAGTCGCATGTATGGGTCGAGCCGGCGCGTAAGAAGCGCGGCGACATTGACCAGTTCGTGACCGTTGTCGCGCTGCCGCTGTACCACGTGTTCGCGCTGACGGTTTGCGGTCTGCTGACGATCCGTACGGGCGGCCTCGGCGTGCTGATTCCGAATCCACGCGATATCGCCGGGATGATCAAGTCGCTGCACGGCTACAAAATCACGACGTTCCCCGCCGTGAATACGCTGTACAACGCGATGCTCAATCATCCTGATTTCGCAAAGCTCGATTTCTCGAACCTGCTGGTCGCGAACGCCGGCGGGATGGCCGTGCAGGAAGCCGTCGCCAACCGCTGGTACGAGCGCACGCACGCGCCGATCGTCGAAGGCTACGGCTTGTCGGAGACGTCGCCGTGCGTCACCTGCAATCCGACCACGGTCACTGAATATAGCGGCACGATCGGTCTGCCGCTGCCGTCGACGGAAATATCGATTCGCGACGACGACGGCAACGAACTGCCGCCCGGTCAGGCGGGCGAGTTGTGCATTCGAGGTCCGCAGGTGATGGCGGGCTACTGGAACCGGCCGGATGAAACGGCGAAGGTGATGACGTCCGACGGCTTCTTCCGGTCAGGCGACATCGCGACCGTCAACGACGACGGCTTCGTGAAGATCGTCGACCGGAAGAAGGACATGATTCTGGTGTCGGGATTCAACGTCTATCCGAACGAGATCGAGGACGTGGTTGCCAAGCACCCCGGCGTGTTCGAAGTGGCTGCTGTCGGCGTGCCGGACGAGCATTCGGGCGAAGCGGTGAAGCTTTACATCGTGAAGAAGGACGACGCGATCACCGACGCCGACATTTTCGCGTACTGCAAGACTCAACTGACGGGCTACAAGCGCCCGCGGATGATCGAGTTTCGCAAGGAACTGCCGAAGAGCAATGTTGGCAAGATCCTGCGTCGCGAATTGCGTGACGGCAGAGCGTGA
- a CDS encoding molybdopterin oxidoreductase family protein has product MNAPAEFARAVCPHDCPDTCAMRVTVDNGRAIKVVGEPDHPPTQGVLCTKVSRYADRVHHPRRLTMPMRRIGRKGEGRFEPISWDEALRLAGERLSEIAGRAPEAIVPYSYAGTMGFVQGDSIAQRFFHKLGASQLERTICAAAGAAGLKYTYGASLGMLTEFFSESEVILIWGANPIASNLHFWTRAQEAKRNGARLIAIDPYRSLTAEKCHQHIALKPGTDGALALGMMHVLIAEDMLDHAYIADHTLGFEQLKTRALDYPPARVAEICGIDEQVVVDLARLYGRTKRSAIRLNYGMQRVRGGGNAVRAIACLPSLTGAWRERAGGALLSSSGWAPVDSHALSRPDLMPGWPSKQPRVVNMNAIGDALCHPGDATFGPKVEAIVVYNSNPVAVAPDSERVAAGFAREDLFTIVLEHFQTDTADYADLLLPATTQLEHLDVHKSYGHTHVMVNLPAIAPVGAARPNTEIFRGIARAMNLDEPALYESDEAVASSAFRWDDPLLEGCSWETLKRDGWAKLNVSDAPFANGGFRTPSGKCEFYSERLAQAGLEPVPDYLPPYESADGSPELAARYPLAMISPPARNFLNSTFVNVESLRATEGEPHLDIHPADASERSINDGDQVRIFNDRGSMQARARVTDKARVGLVVGLSIWWKKLAPDGRNANQVTSQALTDLGGSATFYDCLVEVERA; this is encoded by the coding sequence ATGAACGCTCCCGCCGAATTCGCCCGCGCCGTCTGTCCCCACGACTGTCCCGATACCTGCGCGATGCGCGTGACCGTCGACAACGGCCGCGCGATCAAGGTTGTCGGTGAGCCGGATCATCCGCCGACGCAAGGGGTCCTGTGCACGAAGGTCAGCCGTTATGCGGATCGCGTTCATCATCCACGCCGGCTAACGATGCCGATGCGCCGGATCGGTCGAAAAGGCGAAGGACGCTTCGAGCCGATCAGCTGGGACGAAGCGCTGCGCCTCGCGGGCGAGCGCCTGTCGGAAATCGCGGGCCGCGCGCCGGAAGCGATCGTGCCGTACAGCTACGCCGGGACGATGGGTTTCGTGCAGGGCGACAGCATCGCGCAGCGCTTTTTTCATAAGCTTGGCGCTTCTCAACTGGAGCGGACCATTTGCGCAGCGGCTGGCGCAGCGGGCCTCAAATATACATACGGCGCAAGCCTCGGGATGCTCACGGAGTTTTTCTCAGAGAGCGAGGTGATTCTGATCTGGGGCGCAAACCCGATCGCGTCGAACCTGCACTTCTGGACGCGTGCGCAGGAGGCGAAGCGCAACGGCGCGCGTCTGATCGCAATCGACCCGTACCGCTCGCTCACTGCTGAAAAATGCCATCAGCACATCGCACTCAAGCCGGGGACGGACGGCGCGCTCGCGCTCGGCATGATGCATGTACTGATCGCGGAGGACATGCTCGATCACGCGTACATCGCCGATCACACGCTTGGTTTCGAGCAACTAAAAACGCGCGCGCTCGACTATCCACCTGCGCGCGTCGCTGAAATCTGTGGAATCGACGAGCAGGTGGTCGTGGATCTTGCGCGTCTCTACGGCCGCACGAAAAGGTCGGCGATTCGCCTGAACTACGGCATGCAGCGCGTACGCGGCGGCGGCAACGCCGTTCGCGCGATCGCCTGCCTGCCGTCGCTGACGGGTGCCTGGCGCGAGCGCGCGGGCGGTGCGCTGTTGTCATCGTCGGGCTGGGCGCCTGTCGATTCGCATGCGTTGTCGCGGCCCGACCTGATGCCTGGGTGGCCGTCGAAACAGCCGCGCGTCGTGAATATGAACGCAATCGGTGACGCGCTGTGCCATCCGGGTGACGCCACATTCGGGCCGAAGGTCGAAGCGATCGTCGTGTACAACTCGAACCCCGTCGCGGTGGCGCCGGACTCCGAGCGCGTCGCCGCCGGCTTCGCGCGCGAGGATCTGTTCACGATCGTGCTCGAGCACTTCCAGACCGATACGGCCGACTACGCCGATCTGCTGCTGCCCGCTACGACGCAGCTCGAGCATCTCGATGTCCACAAGTCGTACGGCCACACGCACGTCATGGTCAACCTGCCCGCAATCGCGCCTGTCGGCGCCGCGCGTCCGAACACGGAAATTTTCCGCGGCATCGCGCGCGCTATGAACCTCGACGAGCCAGCGCTGTATGAAAGCGATGAGGCGGTAGCGTCGTCGGCGTTTCGTTGGGACGATCCGCTTCTGGAAGGCTGCAGCTGGGAGACGCTCAAGCGCGATGGCTGGGCAAAGCTGAATGTCTCCGATGCGCCGTTTGCGAACGGCGGCTTTCGCACACCGTCCGGCAAGTGCGAGTTCTATAGCGAGCGTCTCGCGCAAGCGGGCCTCGAACCGGTGCCCGACTATCTGCCGCCTTATGAGTCGGCGGACGGTTCGCCTGAACTCGCGGCCCGTTATCCGCTCGCGATGATTTCTCCGCCCGCGCGTAATTTCCTCAACAGCACGTTCGTGAACGTCGAAAGCCTGCGCGCGACGGAAGGCGAGCCGCATCTCGATATCCATCCCGCCGACGCAAGCGAACGCAGCATCAACGACGGCGATCAGGTCCGCATCTTCAACGATCGCGGCTCGATGCAGGCACGCGCTCGCGTCACCGACAAGGCGCGTGTCGGGCTCGTCGTCGGCCTGTCGATCTGGTGGAAAAAGCTTGCGCCGGACGGCCGCAACGCCAACCAGGTCACCAGCCAGGCGCTGACCGACCTGGGCGGCTCCGCCACTTTCTACGACTGTCTCGTCGAGGTCGAACGAGCCTGA
- a CDS encoding M20 aminoacylase family protein yields the protein MKLLPEIQAARGEIQTLRRTIHANPELRYEETHTASLVAKTLAGWGIEVHEGIGKTGVVGVLKRGTGTKSIGLRADMDALPIQELNTFEHRSKNEGKMHACGHDGHTAMLLGAARHLARHGDFDGTIVFIFQPAEEGGAGAQAMIDDGLFTRFPVDAVFGIHNWPGMPAGHFGVTEGPIMASSNEFRIEIKGVGSHAALPHNGRDPVFTAVQIANGLQSVITRNKKPLDTAVLSITQIHAGDAVNVVPDTAWLAGTVRTFTTETLDLIEARMRKIVQSTAEAYECSVEMTFHRNYPPTINSGNEARFAAAVMKEVVGEEKVDDTVEPTMGAEDFSFMLLAKPGCYAFLGNGNGGHREAGHGAGPCMLHNASYDFNDELLPVGATYWVRLAQRFLAEA from the coding sequence ATGAAACTGCTTCCTGAAATCCAAGCCGCTCGCGGCGAAATTCAGACTCTCCGACGAACAATCCACGCCAATCCTGAATTGCGATATGAAGAGACGCATACAGCGTCACTCGTCGCTAAAACATTGGCTGGATGGGGTATCGAGGTGCATGAAGGCATCGGAAAAACCGGCGTGGTTGGCGTGCTCAAGCGCGGGACGGGGACAAAGTCGATCGGCTTGCGCGCTGATATGGACGCGCTACCCATTCAGGAACTGAATACCTTCGAGCACCGCTCGAAGAACGAAGGGAAGATGCATGCGTGCGGTCACGATGGACATACCGCAATGCTGCTCGGCGCAGCGCGCCATCTCGCCAGGCACGGTGATTTTGACGGCACGATCGTCTTCATCTTTCAACCGGCCGAGGAAGGCGGCGCCGGCGCGCAGGCGATGATCGACGACGGGCTGTTCACGCGGTTCCCAGTCGATGCCGTATTCGGCATTCATAACTGGCCGGGCATGCCGGCGGGACACTTCGGCGTCACGGAAGGTCCGATCATGGCATCGAGTAACGAATTCCGCATTGAAATCAAAGGCGTGGGCTCGCATGCGGCTTTGCCGCATAACGGCCGCGATCCCGTGTTCACGGCCGTGCAAATCGCAAATGGCCTTCAAAGCGTGATCACGCGAAACAAGAAGCCCCTCGATACCGCCGTCCTGTCGATTACCCAGATTCATGCCGGCGATGCCGTGAACGTCGTGCCGGATACCGCGTGGCTTGCGGGGACCGTTCGGACTTTCACGACGGAGACGCTCGATCTGATCGAAGCGCGGATGCGGAAAATCGTGCAGAGCACGGCTGAAGCCTATGAGTGTTCGGTCGAGATGACCTTCCATCGCAACTATCCGCCGACGATCAATAGCGGGAACGAAGCACGGTTCGCTGCGGCGGTGATGAAGGAAGTCGTCGGTGAGGAGAAGGTTGACGATACCGTCGAACCAACGATGGGCGCAGAAGACTTTTCGTTCATGCTGCTGGCGAAACCTGGGTGCTATGCATTTCTGGGAAACGGCAACGGTGGACATCGCGAGGCCGGTCATGGCGCCGGTCCCTGCATGCTGCACAATGCGAGCTACGATTTCAACGATGAACTGCTGCCGGTTGGGGCCACGTACTGGGTGCGGTTGGCGCAGCGGTTTTTGGCGGAGGCGTGA